The Bacillaceae bacterium IKA-2 DNA window TCGCATCCAGATTAGAGAAGAAGCATCTGGAAAAAGGAAGAAAAGGGCGGTGGGCCAAAGAATATGAGTCAACAATTACTAGATTTAGTGTTGCAGAAGTTTGAGGAATTGTCAGGCCCAGAAGTAGTTGTAGAAAGTAAATTAAATTTCAATGAACCTTTTTTATCAATTAATAGCGATAACTGGAAGATAGAAACAGCCAAAATGCTATTAGAAGATCCGAAATTAAGGTTCGATTTTTTATGCTGTTTAACAGGTGTAGATTACGAAGAGCATATGGAAGTTATCTACAATTTTTATTCAATGGAGTTAGATCAGTATCTATGTATTAAAGTTAGTATGCCTCGCTCTAATCCAAAAATAATGTCATTACAACCAGTCTGGAAAACAGCAGATTGGCACGAGCGTGAAGCTTATGATTTATTAGGAATTGAGTTTATTGGTCATCCGAATTTAACACGAATTTTATTAGAAGATGATTGGGTAGGCTATCCGCTTCGCAAAGATTATAAATTTGATAAAGAAGAAATGGGTTTATCGTAGGGGGTGACTGTTGATGAGTATAAAAACTGAGCAAATGGTATTAAACATAGGCCCGCAACACCCTAGTACACACGGTGTATTTCGTATTGAGGTAGTCATGGAAGGTGAAATCATTATAGCGGCGAAACCTGTTATTGGTTACTTGCATCGAGGATCGGAAAAACTCGCCGAAGATTTTCTTTATTCGCAGTTTATTCCGTATACAGATCGCCTTGACTATATGAATGCTATGACGAACAACTATGTTTATTGCGCTTCTGTAGAAAAGTTAATGGGAATCGAAACTGAAATCCCAGAACGTGCAGAGTATCTTCGTGTTATTACGATGGAATTAAACCGAGTTGCTAGTCATCTTGTTTGGTGGGGAACTTACCTGCTAGATATTGGCGCATTAAGTCCATTTATTTACGCCTTCCGTGATCGTGAAACAATTCTTGACCTTTTAAATGAAATAAGTGGGGCAAGAATGACGTTTAACTACATGCGAATCGGTGGAGTGAAGTGGGATGCACCTGAGGGTTGGGTTACAAAGGTAAAGGAAACATTAAAATCACTTCGTGAAAACATTGAAGAGTTTGAGGTTCTTGTGACAGGGAACGAAATTTTCCAAATGAGAACAAAAGGTGTTGGCCATATTTCCAAAGAAGACGCAATCAATTGGGGACTTTCAGGTCCAATTTTACGTGGTAGTGGCGTCAAGTTTGATTTGCGTAAAGATCAACCATATTCGATCTATGATCGTTTTGATTTTGATGTTCCAACAAGTGATAGAGGAGACTGCTTCGGTCGTTATGAAGTAAGACTCGAGGAAATGCGTCAAGCATTGCGCATTGTTGAGCAAGCATGTGATCAAATTACTGAAGGACCGATCATTCATAAAAAAGGTCAGCGATTGATGATGATTAAACCACCAGCTGGAGAATCATATTTCCGCTGTGAATCTTCAAAAGGTGAAATCGGAGTTTATGTAATAAGTAACGGTAAAAACAAGCCTTATCGTGTCAAGCTACGTCGGCCATCATTTGTAAATACAGAAATTTTGGCTAGTTTACTTAAAGGCAGAAATATTGCTGACTTAGTAGCGATATTCGGAAGTCTGGACGTCGTACTCGGGGAGGTCGATGGATAATGGATAGTCTTCTATCAATCGTTATCTATGGTGTCATGTCATTATCGTTTATGCTCGTTGGGGTAATGTACGCCATTTACTTTGAG harbors:
- a CDS encoding NADH-quinone oxidoreductase subunit C, with amino-acid sequence MSQQLLDLVLQKFEELSGPEVVVESKLNFNEPFLSINSDNWKIETAKMLLEDPKLRFDFLCCLTGVDYEEHMEVIYNFYSMELDQYLCIKVSMPRSNPKIMSLQPVWKTADWHEREAYDLLGIEFIGHPNLTRILLEDDWVGYPLRKDYKFDKEEMGLS
- a CDS encoding NADH-quinone oxidoreductase subunit D, producing MSIKTEQMVLNIGPQHPSTHGVFRIEVVMEGEIIIAAKPVIGYLHRGSEKLAEDFLYSQFIPYTDRLDYMNAMTNNYVYCASVEKLMGIETEIPERAEYLRVITMELNRVASHLVWWGTYLLDIGALSPFIYAFRDRETILDLLNEISGARMTFNYMRIGGVKWDAPEGWVTKVKETLKSLRENIEEFEVLVTGNEIFQMRTKGVGHISKEDAINWGLSGPILRGSGVKFDLRKDQPYSIYDRFDFDVPTSDRGDCFGRYEVRLEEMRQALRIVEQACDQITEGPIIHKKGQRLMMIKPPAGESYFRCESSKGEIGVYVISNGKNKPYRVKLRRPSFVNTEILASLLKGRNIADLVAIFGSLDVVLGEVDG